A single window of Plasmodium reichenowi strain SY57 chromosome 14, whole genome shotgun sequence DNA harbors:
- a CDS encoding hypothetical protein (conserved Plasmodium protein, unknown function), which yields MEKKWIREKYVEYNFNKMKNEETINEKDDEIMNKNSWHVIEETDEKYKKKENKMIINNNNGFVKKGNNIKINKHTECINNNVNNVQSNNIQSNNIQSNNIQSNKLQSNKLQSNNTFNITSEDFIDDTKIFNDDLSLKSELHFNYIPNNIYKDQENVENSYTLHNNNNNNVDNSPVLYKEEIKLLKKENKNLINSNMNLNKSLSINNINEQEEDIKKDLIQNEISNEININNNYDDYNNNYFSYNYINNDDQLVSLQKECDYKDTCIMENNVQDENFKLKTNKKRNLTNEYINKSYYENIKNLDSNNSISFKGNICQGPTRAPSVCPSMVYNTSNYFMEKEKIKDKQNDKQIDNEDIKYKDHNEKDCVYDHRDDNNNNNNNNNSKKDIFYYKDNKETYNYQEISNNIVENQYTIGNINNINNINNNTYKSINTHILYDNKNDMLITREKKNLKLKKKKEKNKEKITINHKDKNTINEKEKNTINDKEKEKIMKKINKINKKKRLKLTNKYNNNYKLFKSFVFSLNNPINFSTSSKEQDSNYMKYKTLKNEKYNLMNKTSTYKKFDQIFFSEDFITYDFQWVEPDGVVSSYAYDFSFFDESDKCMVSLDIIDKDEEQDQEDNEKYNTCYNSHNEHAILHSNIPKTIEDTPNNENQIKYNIPTNINNDMSNKIHMNDYQKKEQNNKKNIDVKKESKLNKEYNNIDEEKKKNLYVENENDFVIMYSKIINIRFIYSTDMLKHYNHPSINLFNTNNTHVTKGKDKSTNIICSNKNDKLMGKKIYLTNDDTTIKSNNNMRNDILDEQISQMVSNNFLESINEYDTERSNNNKRNIMEKNGEDIFISDIKEDKDNNILIKQEDIEKKKKKKILNNKIKKHLNSMNVRIIIKEWYIDYGLYPNSIPYIYVISTNNNRYRLDKPLAQYFDIFTKVRQKFEITTRILKTLQVYPNMSYNRLVSYLTLYNSIKKKMKLINEEDPYVPLRCRKSEENESLEEIEKCDKNINNDVHIKTSNFFNLHDSNKINKFYLINEDQKIYHQNVPNEDDNLVRNNNDFLSDNLSYYESCTSDFKERNMHDDEFDNIIIKQDIVPTTKRDKYDVIQKNMNLSEKNGTGVYIMPDGTKSKKCSWGAPYAVFECDKRKIINLYNFIKKEIKLLECFNIKHLLDTPFMKTLEEKYYAQYDKRSEEKNKNVQHNDMNIIDSINKVDVKDINFNTDDKCSNIRHKDEANLFKMEKMESGEMDNNILDKKDSNVHHVYNNNNNNNNNDEYSKDTCTLKHGEDVKIDIKRNGKKKKKRINEEHINRVKKKGEKEKEFNIKTQNEISNITFNHNINKICELPLHIIVPLEHENILKIWSFFNNFKDNIFHSNISLKKVEDIFLFKRNIFNQETIYYSIINSTYLKEYVEKHNLLYRLFIKISNNINKKKENTFTNINMKDNILKSLLILLHYSLIKKKNLTDIQNSDSKKRRKKEKYIIKNQDFNIYQMMDEYEFPLINNFCKLELKKNIEMNTENINTDDMDNKNKNNDNKNKSNNNKNKSNDNKNKSNDNKNKSNDNNNNDDNKDHKNDHKKDDNNHNNDDNNKNAEEEKKMIPNDKMCTEEYKMKVLLLEDIKRQCIRYHNKNKKKFIKKYEMDSCSLYNTNYEENIYRINTKRRKINKHLRKIRPIRQLRQLRKIRQIRQIKQINEKRKMKRKIKKGRRRRRKKKIISRGRKINEQNDICSVNDNRNIKIFSNNISKDYIYDNYTYLHKNKINYNNYISDTLSCINSEDSLLPFTRKRRKKKXXKKKKKRTRIRRRSGTISRTRNRTLFNALYNSQNEYVFKELNNIQPNQMYINESMNNYTPAENIYYNNSTEQYINNNDIGCNDNMNYDNNTFDLFNYEYTSFDNTYNSYQNEYYYVDDKTDIIFYSKDTAKYYMDTLSNKQNDEGGKDEQILNENKLTNENKILNENNILNENKILNENNILNENNILNENKILNENNILNENNILNENKLTNGNQSNEENQSNEENQSNEENKLTNENQSNVEKQSNEENNLFIEQDNEQICKDEKNTNHINVRQFEENKEYNKEDVKEKLHENESFHNEDETYTSSICEEMPSYLNSYNEREEYEEEITNDNYKNILSNIFLHRNKKKMIFEKYDDIRILDNISWTILLKKYIFIILYTMKHCIIFNDKEEKKDDINLGVDKGVLINKCNIMDKCEHVDEYDKKRENIKDDIECVVTKNDENITLTDDIIKNEENTHKNLLHNNLNAKDVIMNNIEKEEILYDTFLKTNNSTEIVDDRLSFFNDNVDVEDDKYYHFNMSHCLNGEKNRKNVFNNLSSLYSINLDNINLDSINLKKYKLMWLLNVNKTNLDYNEIIDLIHIWNFLCKENNTYEMLNETDKMKIIMLFINIIKDSNICNEFVKRNIDSNKTFLNLDQLNNSVNHVLINQNEVSNMCAIDKEIDTNKLLLDKYEMKNVCTKGEEGNIVSYVSNNKGIKNYEHVNINQKKCEKIYIPMESNLLKETNDNTNNDKNGGNVKSDSNNNNNNNNNNNNNNNNNNNNNNNNNNNNSSSSCSNNNICIMKNEYLGNDRYDNKYYYLADIFGYINRIYVLYNNNNKNVISDEHKKLHTEHNNDNYNNNYNNNYNNNNNCCNISVEIMNSFVFCPIHQNANTTKLSKYNINIGYIEGIQNIDLFINNFDTSIYNETNLKKKFIQIKEIIHNEEFNLLKKNFKKEKCNIKKNANNKNYNSNDLEGTITDIDDEESLKDTSHFILNNPICENKQNFDKDYKEKELTKLSTKRSNDERFTPLIKGKENKSNHNKDNNVIKKSNVKSKTQSMSSKAKSIPSKTKSTPSQTKGLPSKTKSSPSKTKSSPSKAKSIPSKTKSSPSKTKSSPSKTKSSPSKTKSIPSKTKSTKSKSDKKDLKENINSKEKIIYFTENEKLFEQVFFICEKILHFRKEINNLLSVTYERQIDRKIYNFINYSMHHIINGTVTSNTIKLIFNKYIHILYIIEKCMCSNNPCYFIKKKWITIFHKEWIDDIALINNQIDDYMDTLNIFDILPLLNIYFNFFYIYGINVKALYKWRTYNIEHRILTKYKEESIIWTNEVKYLEKFFMKDYNKNYEKMIARRNKKNQIEQKLKDQQEDKVYNSGNHEQQKDAEHKKNDDSNIERDQKICHDDNLNDNSNIERDQKISHDANLNDDQKISHDANLNDDQKISHHAHLNDDQKISHHAHLNVDQKISHDAHLNDDQKMSDNTKINDDQKKYDDAKKDDEESASEKSSSDEEETEDEIIIQKRKKMNVLRKYLYEYMPFQKNEKYFYFKEGHMEHINKFKDYHTIYKKDDNIDEFASVEQLHVHDIKIFFIPKIYKENEEDKNKQKKKKNNTTVEQQQNILLHTHQKEKKSLHGKIIRNNIYYDNYNNCWKCTNGQHPIHNMTCAKIKKKKKKNTDTRKDYINNNNIEYTFQELQLTQNMKKKKKEKRKKKKHEIFHIINNDMINDHIYHKLYNDIFEMKNKIQNNHNIMNEKNVNIYNSKNLSYLGNLTNTIDLRINDNLSSLYNDLIHNDQNIIQHNDIYNNQNYTNQNNNNITNQNHNDIYNNQNQSCLLLCQLHCTIVSRQHEIADSLYKKLNFGNKHVTLPNNIKNTNIYLFNLYFDENMKTLLYIIPSKKIYKSLNSNWKVGLKCRIQKPLCSTNYNAYSARIRRIIYDPQHLWKCVTVKKDTQKFNKNSINQKVNFWELTKKKNV from the exons atggaaaaaaaatggataCGAGAAAAGTATGTcgaatataattttaacaaaatgaaaaatgaagaaaCAATAAATGAAAAGGACGATGAGattatgaataaaaatagttGGCATGTTATTGAAGAAACggatgaaaaatataaaaaaaaagaaaataaaatgataataaataataataatggaTTCGTAAAGAAaggtaataatataaaaataaataaacacaCTGAATGTATTAACaataatgttaataatgtacaaagtaataatatacaaagtaataatatacaaagtaataatatacaaagtaataaattacaaagtaataaattacaaagtaataatacttttaatataacatCAGAAGATTTTATTGATgatacaaaaatatttaatgatGATTTATCATTGAAAAGTGAATtacattttaattatattcctaataatatatataaagatcAAGAGAATGTAGAAAATTCTTATACtcttcataataataataataataatgttgaTAATTCTCCTGTTTTATACAAAGAAGAGATAAAATTGTTgaagaaagaaaataaaaatttaattaatagtaatatgaatttaaataaatctttatccattaataatataaatgagCAAGAAGAAGATATAAAGAAAGACTTGatacaaaatgaaatatctaacgaaataaacataaataataattatgatgattataataataattatttttcatataattatataaataatgatgatcAATTAGTTTCACTTCAAAAGGAGTGTGATTATAAAGATACGTGTATTATGGAAAATAATGTGCAAgatgaaaattttaaattaaaaacaaataaaaaaagaaatttaacaaatgaatatataaataagtcttattatgaaaacataaaaaacTTAGATAGTAATAATTCTATATCCTTTAAAGGTAATATTTGTCAAGGGCCTACTAGGGCTCCTAGCGTTTGTCCGTCTATGGTATATAATACatcaaattattttatggaaaaggaaaaaataaaagataaacaaaatgataaaCAAATAGATAATGAggatataaaatataaggACCATAATGAAAAGGACTGTGTATATGATCATAGAGAtgataataacaataataataataataataattcaaaaaaagatatattttattacaaggataataaagaaacatataattatcaaGAAATATCGAATAACATAGTAGAAAATCAATACACTATAGGAAACATcaacaatataaataatataaataataatacatataaatccatcaacacacatatattatatgataacaaaaatgatatgttaataacaagagaaaaaaaaaatttgaaattaaaaaaaaaaaaagaaaaaaataaagaaaaaattacaataaatcataaagacaaaaatacaataaatgaaaaggaaaaaaatacaataaatgataaagagaaggaaaaaataatgaaaaagataaacaaaataaataaaaagaaacGTCTGAAActtacaaataaatataataataattataaacTTTTTAAAAGCTTTGTCTTTTCACTTAATAATCcaattaatttttctaCTTCATCAAAAGAACAAGATtcaaattatatgaaatataaaactttaaaaaatgaaaaatataacttGATGAATAAAACTTCgacatataaaaaatttgatcaaatttttttttcagaAGATTTTATTACTTATGATTTTCAATGGGTTGAACCAGATGGGGTTGTATCTTCTTATGCATATGACTTTTCCTTTTTTGATGAATCGGATAAGTGTATGGTATCCTTAGATATCATAGATAAAGATGAAGAACAGGATCAAGAAGATAATGAAAAGTATAACACTTGTTATAACTCTCATAATGAGCATGCCATATTACATTCAAATATACCTAAGACTATTGAAGATACTCCAAATAACGAAAATCagataaaatataacatacctacaaatataaacaatGATATGTctaataaaatacatatgaatgattaccaaaaaaaggaacaaaataataagaagaaTATCGATGTAAAGAAAGAAtcaaaattaaataaagaatacAACAATATcgatgaagaaaaaaaaaaaaatttatatgttgaaaatgaaaatgatttTGTTATAATGTATTccaaaataattaatatacgttttatatattctacTGATATGTTAAAACATTATAATCACCCAtctattaatttatttaatacaAACAACACACATGTTACAAAAGGGAAGGATAAAAGCACAAATATCATCTgtagtaataaaaatgacaAACTCATGggtaaaaaaatttatttaacaAATGATGACACAACTATAAaatctaataataatatgagAAATGATATATTGGACGAACAAATCAGTCAAATGGTTTCGAACAATTTTCTAGAGAgtataaatgaatatgatACAGAAAgatcaaataataataaaagaaatataatgGAAAAGAATGGagaagatatatttatttcagatattaaagaagataaagataataatattttaataaaacaagaagatatagaaaaaaaaaaaaaaaaaaaaattctaaataataaaataaaaaaacatttaaatAGTATGAATGtaagaattattataaaagaatgGTACATAGATTATGGATTATATCCAAATTCTATTCCTTATATTTATGTCATATctacaaataataatagataTCGTCTAGATAAACCATTAGCTCaatattttgatatttttacaaaagTCAGACAAAAATTTGAAATAACTACTAGGATTCTAAAAACGTTACAAGTGTATCCTAATATGTCTTATAATCGTTTGGTCTCTTATTTAACATTATACAattctataaaaaaaaaaatgaaactAATAAATGAGGAAGATCCATATGTACCTCTGAGGTGTAGAAAAAGTGAAGAAAATGAATCACTTGaagaaatagaaaaatgtgataaaaatattaataatgatgttcatataaaaacatctaatttttttaatctACATGATAGtaacaaaataaacaagttttatttaattaacgaagatcaaaaaatatatcatcaaAATGTACCAAATGAAGATGATAATTTAGTTAGAAATAACAATGATTTTCTTAGTGACAATCTATCTTATTATGAAAGCTGTACATCCGATTTtaaagaaagaaatatGCACGATGATGAATTcgataatataataataaaacagGATATTGTACCTACCACGAAAAGGGATAAATATGATgttatacaaaaaaatatgaatttgTCAGAAAAAAATGGTACCGGTGTTTATATTATGCCTGATGGTACCAAAAGTAAAAAATGTTCATGGGGTGCACCTTATGCAGTCTTTGAATGTgataaaaggaaaataattaatttatataattttataaagaaagaaataaaattgttggaatgttttaatattaaacaTTTGTTGGATACTCCTTTCATGAAAACGttagaagaaaaatattatgcTCAATATGATAAGCGTAGTGAAgagaaaaacaaaaatgtgcaacataatgatatgaatattattgaTAGTATTAATAAGGTTGATGTAAAggatataaattttaatacTGATGATAAATGTAGTAATATTCGTCACAAAGATGAGGCTAACTTATTTAAGATGGAAAAAATGGAATCCGGTGAAATGGATAACAATATTTTGGATAAGAAGGATTCCAATGTACACcatgtatataataataataataataataataataatgatgaatatTCAAAGGATACATGTACATTAAAACATGGAGAAGATGTAAAAATAGACATAAAAAGAAAcggaaaaaaaaaaaaaaaaaggataaatgaagaacatataaatagagtaaagaaaaaaggagaaaaagaaaaagagtttaatattaagacacaaaatgaaatatcaaatattacatttaatcataatataaataaaatttgtGAATTACCATTACATATTATAGTACCTTTAGAacatgaaaatattttaaagatTTGGTCTTTCTTTAATAATTTcaaagataatatattccaTAGTAATATTTCGCTAAAAAAGGTagaagatatatttttgttcaaaagaaatatatttaatcaAGAAActatttattattcaaTAATTAATAGTActtatttaaaagaatatgtagaaaaacataatttgttatacagattattcataaaaatatcgaataacataaataaaaaaaaagaaaatacttttactaatataaatatgaaagataatattttaaaaagcttgttaatattattacattattcattaataaaaaaaaaaaatttaacagatatacaaaatagtgatagtaaaaaaagaagaaaaaaagaaaaatatataattaaaaatcaggattttaatatatatcaaatgatggatgaatatgaatttcctttgataaataatttttgtaaGTTGGAActtaagaaaaatatagaaatgaatacagaaaatattaatacagatgatatggataataaaaataaaaataatgacaataaaaataaaagtaataataataaaaataaaagcaatgataataaaaataaaagcaatgataataaaaataaaagcaatgataataataataatgatgataataaggatcataaaaatgatcataaaaaggatgataataatcataacaatgacgataataataaaaatgcggaagaagaaaaaaaaatgattcCAAACGATAAAATGTGCACagaagaatataaaatgaaagtACTATTATTAGAAGATATAAAACGTCAATGTATAAgatatcataataaaaataaaaaaaagtttataaaaaaatatgagaTGGATAGTTGTTCATTGtataatacaaattatgaagaaaatatttatagaaTTAACACAAAAcgaagaaaaataaataaacatcTCAGGAAAATACGACCCATAAGACAATTGAGAcaattaagaaaaataagGCAAATTAGacaaataaaacaaataaatgaaaaaagaaaaatgaaaagaaaaataaaaaaagggagaagaagaagaagaaaaaaaaaaataataagtagaggaagaaaaataaatgaacaaaatgataTTTGTTCAGTAAATGATAATAGaaatatcaaaatattttctaataatatatctaaagattatatttatgataattatacatacttacataaaaataaaattaattataataattatatatcaGATACATTGTCGTGTATTAATTCTGAAGATTCTTTACTACCTTTTAcaagaaaaagaagaaaaaaaaaaaNNNNNaaaaaaaaaaaaaaaagaacaagaATAAGAAGAAGAAGTGGAACAATAAGCAGAACAAGAAATAGAACTCTGTTTAATGCTCTATATAATTCACAAAACGAATATGtatttaaagaattaaataacATTCAACCTAACcaaatgtatataaacGAAAGCatgaataattatacacctgcagaaaatatttattataataattcaacagaacaatatattaataataatgacatAGGTTGTAACGACAATATgaattatgataataacaCCTTCGATCTTTttaattatgaatataCCTCTTTCGATAATACCTATAATTCTTATcaaaatgaatattattatgtggATGACAAGACggatattattttttattcgAAAGATACAGCGAAGTATTATATGGACACATTAAGTAATAAGCAAAATGATGAGGGAGGTAAGGATGaacaaatattaaatgaaaacaaactaacaaatgaaaataaaatattaaatgagaacaatatattaaatgaaaataaaatattaaatgagaacaatatattaaatgagaacaatatattaaatgaaaacaaaatattaaatgagaacaatatattaaatgagaacaatatattaaatgaaaacaAACTAACAAATGGAAACCAAAGTAATGAAGAAAACCAAAGTAATGAAGAAAACCAAAGTAATGAAGAAAACAAACTAACAAATGAAAACCAAAGTAATGTAGAAAAACAAAGTAATGAAGAAAACaatttatttatagaaCAAGATAATGAACAAATTTGTAAAGACGAAAAGAATACCaatcatataaatgttaGACAATTTGAAGAAAACAAAGAATATAACAAGGAAGATgttaaagaaaaattacATGAAAATGAATCCTTTCATAATGAGGATGAAACATATACATCCAGTATCTGTGAAGAAATGCCATCATAtttaaattcatataatgAAAGAGAAGAATATGAAGAAGAGATTActaatgataattataaaaatattttatcgaatatatttctacacagaaacaagaaaaaaatgatattcgaaaaatatgatgatattagaatattagataatatatcttGGACTATCTTGttgaagaaatatatttttatcattctCTATACCATGAAACATTGTATCATATTTAATGATAAGGAAGAAAAGAAGGATGATATTAATTTGGGAGTTGACAAAGGTGTTCttattaataaatgtaatattatgGATAAATGTGAACACGTTGAtgaatatgataaaaaacGTGAAAACATTAAAGATGATATTGAATGTGTTGTTacaaaaaatgatgaaaatattacattaactgatgatattataaagaatGAAGAGAATACACATAAAAATCTGttacataataatttaaacGCTAAAGATGtaataatgaataatatagagaaagaagaaatattatatgatacatttttaaaaacaaataatagTACTGAAATAGTAGATGATAgattatctttttttaatgataaCGTAGATGTAGAAGATGACAAATATTACCATTTCAATATGTCTCATTGTTTGAATGGTGAAAAAAATAGgaaaaatgtttttaataatttaagttctttatatagtataaatttagataatataaatttagatagtataaatttaaaaaagtataaattAATGTGGTTACttaatgtaaataaaacaaatttagattataatgaaattattGATCTGATTCATATTTGGAATTTCTTAtgtaaagaaaataatactTATGAAATGTTAAATGAAACAgataaaatgaaaataataatgttgtttataaatataataaaagatagtaatatatgtaatgaatttgtaaaaagaaatatagattctaataaaacatttttaaatctcgatcaattaaataattcaGTGAATCATGTATTAATTAATCAAAATGAGGTTTCTAATATGTGTGCAATTGATAAAGAAATCgatacaaataaattattattagataaatatgaaatgAAGAATGTTTGTACAAAAGGAGAGGAAGGCAATATTGTATCTTATgtaagtaataataaaggaATTAAGAATTATGAACATGTCaatataaatcaaaaaaagtgtgaaaagatatatataccGATGGAATCGAACTTATTAAAAGAAACAAatgataatacaaataatgataaaaatggaGGAAATGTTAAGAGtgatagtaataataataataataacaacaacaacaacaacaacaacaataataataataacaacaacaataataataataataataataatagtagtagtagttgtagtaataataatatttgtattatgaaaaatgaatatttagGGAATGATAgatatgataataaatattattatcttgCGGATATTTTTGgttatataaatagaatatatgtgttatataataataataataaaaatgtaataagTGATGAACATAAAAAGTTACATACAgaacataataatgataattataataataattataacaataattataataataataataattgttGTAATATCTCTGTAGAGATAATGAATTCTTTTGTCTTTTGTCCTATTCATCAAAACGCAAATACAACAAAGCTTTccaaatataatataaatattggTTATATTGAAGGAATACAAAATATTGatctttttattaacaaCTTTGATACATccatatataatgaaacaaatttaaaaaaaaaatttatccaaataaaagaaattatacATAACGAAGAATTtaatcttttaaaaaagaattttaaaaaagaaaaatgtaatattaaaaaaaacgcgaacaacaaaaattataattctAATGATTTAGAAGGTACTATAACAGATATAGATGATGAGGAAAGCTTGAAAGATACCAgtcattttatattaaataatcCAATTTGTgaaaataaacaaaattttGATAAGGATTATAAGGAAAAGGAATTAACTAAATTATCTACCAAAAGAAGCAATGATGAAAGGTTTACTCCTCTCATTAAAGggaaagaaaataaatcaaatCATAATAAAGACAATAAtgtaattaaaaaaagtaatGTTAAATCAAAAACACAAAGTATGTCATCCAAAGCAAAAAGTATTCCATCCAAAACAAAAAGTACACCATCCCAAACAAAAGGTTTACCATCCAAAACAAAAAGTTCACCATCCAAAACAAAAAGTTCACCATCCAAAGCAAAAAGTATTCCATCCAAAACAAAAAGTTCACCATCCAAAACAAAAAGTTCACCATCCAAAACAAAAAGTTCACCATCCAAAACAAAAAGTATTCCATCCAAAACAAAAAGTACAAAATCCAAAAGTGATAAGAAAgatttaaaagaaaatataaacagcaaagagaaaattatatattttacagaaaatgaaaaattatttgagcaagttttctttatttgtgaaaaaattcttcattttagaaaagaaataaataatttattaagtGTAACATATGAAAGACAAATTGATcgaaaaatatataatttcataAATTATAGTATGcatcatattattaatggAACCGTAACAAGCAATAccataaaattaatatttaataaatatatacatatcttatatataatagaaaaatGTATGTGTTCAAATAATCCTTGCtattttataaagaaaaaatggaTTACCATATTTCATAAAGAATGGATTGATGATATTGCATTAATAAACAATCAAATCGATGATTATATGGAtacattaaatatattcgATATTTTACCtctattaaatatatattttaatttcttctatatatatgggATCAATGTTAAAGCTTTATATAAATGGagaacatataatattgagCACAGAATATTAACCAAATATAAAGAAGAGTCTATTATTTGGACTAACGAAGTTAAATATCTAGAAAAATTCTTTATGAaagattataataaaaattatgaaaaaatgaTAGCACGcagaaataaaaaaaatcaaattGAACAGAAATTAAAGGATCAACAGGAAGATAAAGTTTACAATAGTGGAAATCATGAACAACAAAAGGATGCTGAACACAAAAAGAATGATGATTCGAATATAGAACGTGATCAAAAAATATGTCACGATGACAATTTGAATGATAATTCGAATATAGAACGTGATCAAAAAATAAGTCACGATGCCAATTTGAATGATGATCAAAAAATAAGTCACGATGCCAATTTGAATGATGACCAAAAAATAAGTCACCATGCCCATTTGAATGATGACCAAAAAATAAGTCACCATGCCCATTTGAATGTTGACCAAAAAATAAGTCACGATGCCCATTTGAATGATGACCAAAAAATGAGTGACAATACcaaaataaatgatgaCCAAAAAAAGTATGATGATGCAAAAAAAGACGATGAGGAATCGGCAAGTGAAAAATCATCAAGTGATGAAGAAGAGACAGAAGACGAAATTATTATAcagaaaagaaaaaaaatgaatgttctaagaaaatatttatatgaatatatgcCTTTTCAAAAGAAcgaaaaatatttctacTTTAAAGAAGGACATATggaacatataaataagttTAAAGACTATCATacaatttataaaaaagatgataatattgatGAATTCGCAAGTGTAGAACAACTTCATGTACAtgatattaaaatattttttattcctaaaatatataaagaaaacgaagaagataaaaataaacaaaaaaaaaaaaaaaataatacaacTGTAGAACAacaacaaaatatattattgcATACACAccaaaaagaaaaaaaatctttacatggaaaaataattagaaataatatttattatgataattataataattgttGGAAATGTACAAACGGACAACATCCTATTCATAATATGACATGTgcaaaaattaaaaaaaaaaaaaaaaaaaatactgATACAAGAAaagattatataaataacaataatatagaatatACATTTCAAGAATTACAATTAACacaaaatatgaaaaagaagaaaaaagaaaaaagaaaaaaaaaaaaacatgaaatattccatattataaataatgatatgataaatgatcatatatatcataaattatataatgatatatttgaaatgaaaaataaaattcaaaacaatcataatattatgaacgAAAAgaatgttaatatatataattcaaaaaatcTATCCTATTTAGGAAATTTAACAAATACTATAGATTTAAGAATTAATGATAATCTATCaagtttatataatgatttaatacataatgatcaaaatataatacagCACAATGATATATACAACAATcaaaattatacaaatcaaaataacaataatattactaATCAAAAtcataatgatatatacaataatCAAAATCAATCATGTCTTTTATTGTGTCAACTACATTGTACTATTGTATCACGTCAACACGAAATAGCTGATagtttatataaaaaattaaatttcGGAAATAAACATGTTACTCTAccaaataatataaaaaatacaaatatttatttattcaatCTCTATtttgatgaaaatatgaaaacattattatacattataCCATCcaaaaa AATTTATAAATCCTTAAATAGTAATTGGAAGGTTGGTTTAAAATGTAGGATACAAAAACCACTATGCTCTACTAACTATAATGCATATTCAGCTAGAATCAGGAGg atTATTTACGATCCTCAGCATTTATGGAAATGTGTAACGGTGAAAAAAGACACTCAGAAATTTAATAAGAACTCAATAAATCAAAAAGTTAACTTTTGGGAATTAACTAAAAAGAAAAACGtgtaa